The Streptomyces sp. GSL17-111 region CGAACCGGAGCTCGGCGAGGACCCGCACTGGGTCTGCGGGAAGACGGCACGGGCCGTCGCGCCCGTCGGGTCCCTGGGGGCGCGCGGGTGACGCTGTACATCGACCCGCCGACCTGGCCGGGGCACGGCCGGATGTGGTCGCACCTGATCAGCGACGTCTCGTTCGCCGAGCTGCACGCCTTCGCCGCCGACCTGGGCGCGCCGCGGCGTGCCTTCGACGGCGACCACTACGACATCCCCTCCACCCGCTACGCCGACGCCGTCCGGGCGGGGGCGGCGGAGGTCAGCAGCCGCGACCTGGTCCGGTTGCTGACGGCCGCCGGGCTGCGCCGTCCCAAGGGCCGCCCGGTCCCCTCGTCACCGCCGGACCCGCGGTGACGTCGGCCGGGGAGTGGGTGGTCGTGTAGGCACCGGCGTGGCGCACCAGCGGGGGCGTCACCGTGCGGACGGCACCGGCCTCGACCTCGCCGACGACGAGCAGGTGGTCGCCCACCGGGTGGCGGGCCCGGACGCGGGCGGCGAGCCAGACGGGCGCCGTGCCGAGGACGGGCAGACCGCCGTCCCGGTACGCGTACGGCGTCCCGGCGAAGCGGTCGGCGCTGCTGCGGGCGAAGCGCTCGGCCAGCGCCGCGTCGTCGACGCCGAGCAGGTGGACGGCGAAGCGGTCGGCCCGCGCCACGGCGAGCGCCGCCGAGGAGGCGGTGGCCACGCAGAAGGAGACGAGGGCCGGGCGCAGGGACAGGGACGTGAACGAGGTGGCCGTGAAGCCGGCCGGGCCGGGCACGGTGACGACGGTGACGCCGGCCGCGTGCCGCCGCAGCGTCCGGCGCAGCAGCGGCTCGGGTGCGGCGTCGGGGGCGCCCGGTGGGCCGGGGACCGGTGGGGTGTGCGGGTGCATGGGCGTGCTCCTTGGTGCCGCCGCACCGGCGGCGGGGTGGGGCGGGACCGCCGGGCGGCGGGGCGCGCCGCCCGGCGGGGCCGGCTCAGCCGGCGGTGACCGGCGCGCCGTCGGGCGCGCCGTCCGGCAGCGGGTGGGAGCCGAGCCGGTCCAGCAGCTCGGCCAGCTCCCGCCGTTCCGCCGCCGGCAGCGGCAGCAGGGGCGGCCGGGGCGGGCCGACGGGGCGGCCGAGCTGGGTGAGCCCCGCCTTGATGGTGCGGGGCAGGCCGTGGCCGACGATGAACCGCAGGAACGGCAGCAGGGCCGCGAGCAGGGCGTCCGCCCGCTCGGCCGATCCGTCGCGGGCGGCGTCGTACAGCTCCAGGCACCACCGGGGGACCAGGCAGGGTGCGGCGGTGCACCACCCGGCGGCGCCGGCCCGGAACGCGTCGAGCGCGACGGGGTTGTTGCCGTTGTAGACCGACAGCGTCCCCTCCGACCGGTCCAGGATCTCGGAGAACCGGGGCACGTCGCCCGAACTCTCCTTGACCATCGTCAGGTTCGGGATCTTCCGGGCCAGGGCG contains the following coding sequences:
- a CDS encoding DUF4031 domain-containing protein, with translation MTLYIDPPTWPGHGRMWSHLISDVSFAELHAFAADLGAPRRAFDGDHYDIPSTRYADAVRAGAAEVSSRDLVRLLTAAGLRRPKGRPVPSSPPDPR
- a CDS encoding flavin reductase family protein encodes the protein MHPHTPPVPGPPGAPDAAPEPLLRRTLRRHAAGVTVVTVPGPAGFTATSFTSLSLRPALVSFCVATASSAALAVARADRFAVHLLGVDDAALAERFARSSADRFAGTPYAYRDGGLPVLGTAPVWLAARVRARHPVGDHLLVVGEVEAGAVRTVTPPLVRHAGAYTTTHSPADVTAGPAVTRGPGGPWDGAARRPSATGPGRGC
- a CDS encoding dihydrodipicolinate synthase family protein → MTTPPLSGIIAYPVTPFSPEDGELDPAALHRLTDDLVTAGSHAVAPLGSTGESAYLREDEWDAVCATVLQTVDGRVPTLVGVSHWSTATTVRRARHAARHGATAIMVLAQTYWKLTGPELERHFATVAGATDLPVMLYNNPATSGVDLPPETIAALARKIPNLTMVKESSGDVPRFSEILDRSEGTLSVYNGNNPVALDAFRAGAAGWCTAAPCLVPRWCLELYDAARDGSAERADALLAALLPFLRFIVGHGLPRTIKAGLTQLGRPVGPPRPPLLPLPAAERRELAELLDRLGSHPLPDGAPDGAPVTAG